The following proteins are co-located in the Salinigranum halophilum genome:
- a CDS encoding DUF4350 domain-containing protein, translating into MRPLDDLSIPQVFLIGLVVVGLLALAFAGSTSSQAFGTFNAAWDGSSGVRTAAAETGAPVEVATETTAYDSAGSETVALVLAPTESYSRAELVRIRTFVERGGTVIIAEDVGDGGNRLLSALGADMRFDGRIVADQRHHGPTVDMPLATNVSDSPYTRDVDAIMLNRGTVLTNTTSATVAVRTSEFAYLDGDDDGEVDDNETLQTFPVVGAEPVSEGTVIAVSDPSVFINAMQSRASNAAFFTNVIGDADRILLDYSHAGSQPPVRAALLWLQRTPLALSGLGIIGVVLVTYLARTGLPTRSWYGNDEQQSVDEDSLFAYVRQEHPEWDETRAQSIIWSLVSDETSHEDEDSSVR; encoded by the coding sequence AGTACTTCTTCCCAGGCGTTCGGTACGTTCAACGCCGCATGGGACGGCTCCTCTGGGGTTCGGACGGCCGCTGCTGAGACGGGGGCACCCGTCGAGGTGGCTACCGAAACGACGGCCTACGATAGTGCCGGTTCGGAGACTGTCGCTCTCGTTCTTGCGCCAACTGAATCGTACTCACGTGCCGAGCTCGTCCGTATCCGTACGTTCGTAGAACGTGGTGGCACTGTTATCATTGCGGAGGACGTCGGTGACGGTGGAAACCGATTGCTCTCTGCCCTCGGAGCTGACATGCGCTTCGATGGCCGCATCGTCGCCGATCAACGCCACCATGGTCCGACAGTCGACATGCCGCTCGCGACGAACGTCTCTGACTCACCTTACACACGTGATGTCGACGCAATCATGCTGAACCGTGGCACCGTTCTCACGAATACGACGAGCGCGACAGTCGCGGTCCGGACCTCTGAGTTCGCGTATCTCGACGGCGACGACGACGGAGAAGTCGACGACAACGAGACGCTTCAGACGTTTCCGGTTGTTGGCGCCGAGCCCGTCAGTGAGGGGACCGTTATCGCGGTGAGCGACCCGAGCGTGTTCATCAACGCAATGCAGTCGCGGGCATCGAACGCTGCGTTCTTTACGAACGTGATCGGAGACGCTGACCGCATCCTCCTCGATTACTCACATGCGGGGAGTCAACCACCGGTTCGGGCGGCACTCCTGTGGCTCCAGCGCACGCCTCTCGCCCTCTCAGGCCTCGGCATAATCGGGGTCGTCCTCGTCACATATCTCGCGCGCACGGGACTTCCAACCCGTTCGTGGTACGGTAACGACGAGCAGCAGTCCGTTGATGAGGACTCACTGTTCGCGTACGTTCGTCAGGAACACCCCGAGTGGGACGAGACACGCGCACAGAGTATAATCTGGAGTCTCGTCTCTGACGAGACGAGCCACGAGGACGAGGACTCGTCCGTCCGATAA